aataataatacaaCAACACGACGCCACAATCCTCTCTCTTCCACCGCATCGATAAACACCTCCATTAAATCACCCGCAATGGGTCGCAAACCGAACCAGCTTATCCTCGAGTTTTTCATTCGCGGCCAGAAGCTCGAGGACGCCAGTAACCGCTACCAACACACATGCAAGGCCTGCGGCGAGAAATTCCCCAAAGGTCGCATCGATAGCTTAACCAACCATCTGGTCAAGAAATGTCAGGCCATTCCCCTCCGTGACCGGCAACGCGTCCTGCTACGACTCCATGAACTCCCCGACCTGGCCGACGGCGATCCAAACAAAGATCCGAACCTGGCAAGGGCGGCCAAGGGCAAGGGTGTTGACGATCTGCCTTTCACCACCCGTCAGAACTTTGATGGTCTGAACGTGTTGGCTGAGGCATCGAGGCAGGTGGGCGCGTCCGATCATGGTAAACGGGGTCAGGGGGGTAATAATGGCAACAATGGGGGGAACAACAATGGGACTCCCGCATACACTCAGTCCACTGTCGGGGGTAAGACTGTTGTCGTCGATCCAGCGCTCGAGGCAGAGGGCTTCCAGGGTAATGCGATTCAGCCTGATAATCTTGAAGAGGACATTAAACCACAAAGTAAgttggctagttgattgtcGCGTCTGCGTTGTGGACTTGGCTAACAAACAACAGTCCCAGACTCCCCGCAACCCAGCGCGTCCGGCATTCCCGCTCTCCCCAATACCTCGCAAGACCAACCGTCCTCCGCATCCCCTCAATTGGGTGAGACGTCATTGACACCCGATCCTGGGGCGAATGCTCGCCAGTCGCAATTGTCGATGATTGCCGCGTCGGCCAGTGAGATGGTCCCACAGGGCTTATCATTGGACCACGACGGTGCAGGTCTTGGAGAGGGTCTTTCCAGACTACCGCCTTGGAACCAACAGCTCTCTACCCACGAACAGCTCCTCTTCGAAAGCCTTCAAGAACACGATCCCTCGTTGACCGCTGCCACGCAGCGGGCCGCCACTTTCCCTCGTCCGATTGCTATGAACCCGAGCTCCCAGGCCAAGGGGTTCGTTAATGAATTCGGTAACTCGACCAAACCGTCAAAACCCAAGGTGCGCGGGCGATTTTCTGCGGCTCGTCGTAGGGAGGTTCAGGAGGTTAGGAAACGGGGTGCTTGCATCCGTTGTCGTATGCTTAAGAAGCCAGTATGTTTATTCCGATGGGAGTTGCGGTACAATGTGCTCACTGACTTGTTTAGTGCTCCGGTGACAGCCCGTGTACCACTTGCGCCAGCGTTGAAAGCGCGCGTCTTTGGAAGCATCCCTGCATCAGGACTCGTATTGCTGAAGAATTCGAACTTTACAACGCAAGTACGTTTTCTCCTGCCTCTCTGTCTTCGAGACGTTAACTAACTGTTATAGACCTGCACGCGACTCTTGCCTACCATGACGTGAGCAGTATCCGAAATCAAGTTAAGTTCGAGCACTATGCTGGTCGCATCGAAGTGACGCATTTTGAAGAGAGCATGATCTTTGTCACATTTAGTGGTCTCCAAGGGCACAAGCCGTCCGTGTCAGCATTGGACCCGCAGCTTCAAGGccttggagaagaccaattTCAGGGGCCTTTGCACGAGCTGCATCTACTCGACAGTGATGCAGATGACCTGCCGGGCAAGCTTGAAATGTACATTAAAAAGACTGCTCCGTTCTTCTACGAGCGAGAAGCGTCCGATTTTATGAAGCCTACTCTGCTGCTGGCCTCAGAGTTGAGCCAAGTGAAGAAGGTATGTCGAGTTTGTCGGTAAGGAAAAACAGAAACTGACTTTGATAGGACACTCTCCTGGAACGTGTGCTTGAGCTCTGGGTTGCAACACACATCCTGGTCGACTCTGAACTCCGTTGGAAGACATACTGCAACCCCACTCTGCCGCCAACCTCGATGCACTCTCTTGCACAACCATCCGACGACGGACGTATGCCGATTGACGAGATCACCAACGCAGAATCGTATTCGCTTCTATGCAGCCAGCTACGCGCAGCGACAGAAAAGCGCGCCTCGCAGCTCAGCAAGTCCGTGATGAACGACCTCGAGCGCAGACTCCTTCAGCGCCAGCAAAGCGGCTGGTTCGAAACTTTCCTGGTGGCCCTTATCCTTCTGAACTGCGTGGAGCGGGCTTGTTGGCTCTTCCGTTCCTGGGACGATGAAGCCTTTACGCAACGTTGGCCACTGGACAAGCGCCCTCCATACTATTCCAACCAAGGCGACCGCTTCTCGGACATTCTGCATATGTTGCTGAAGATGCGCAGTTTGCCGCCAAAGGCAACTCCACGACCGGACACGGGGTTTTTGAAGGCTGTGGATGGTAGTGATGAGAACGCTGCGAGATGGTTTGAGATGGTTCAAGTTTCTCGTAAGTCACCACTTCCTCGTTAATCGCAGCCAGCGTATGCTAACTGACTTATTAGCCATCTACCTTGAACAACGACAAGCTGCCATGTTCGATCCGAATGACTCGCGGTCATTTGATTTGCGATATGGGGCGAAATTGCTGCCACCGGCTAATATTTATGCATGATGTCGTTACTCTTTAGCTTAAAGATACTGAATGATCGTGACGATTTGATTCAGCAGGAACGTTTCTTTAGGTTCTTTGTGAAAAGGAGGTAGTTGTCTTTAGCAGTTGATGCTTATGCTGCGGCCTTAATAATATCCACGTTTTGGTTCCAATGTAGTATCCTTGCCATTCCAACCCATCTGGTCTAAAACAGCGTACAACACAAATACGAACACAGAGTACACTACCACTCACTCTTTCCCCTAGAACTACCAGGCGCAGTAGTAGCAGGCGTACCACCTCCCCAACCGCCTCCCCCTCCAGCACTAGCACCAGCTCCTCCCACCTCGGACGGACTCCTCGCCCAATCCCGCACATCCCAATCAGAAGCCCCGCTAGCAGTGCGTCCACGTCCGCCTCTATTGCGATTGCCGTTGCCGTTTGGGTTATTCGCGCTCACGAGATCAGCGGGCCAGGCATGATTCGCAAACTCAGATGCAgcgttgttgttgctgttgttatCTCTGACAGGGCTACTGGGAGGTGCACCCCAGGCATCATTGCCACCACTGTTATTGTTGTTAGTGCTCGAAGAAGAGTTGTTATTGTCTCCCCAGGCGGAGTTCGAGTTCCCATTCTGATCATtactgttgctgttgtctGTATCGTTGTTGTTATCGTTATCGCCCCAACCCCCTGCGTTCGACTTCTGGTCCTCAGGTTTATCGCCCcacggcgaggaagaggaaccGTTGTTATTATCGTCGGATTTCGCCTTGGGTGGGGGACGCTTCTCGAGAACCACATAGAAGTGGCGGAAGTCGTTTGCTGTCCAGCTCATTAGGTATTCACTAtccgtcgtcatcatcacctATTAGCACAACCTATCCAAACCAGACTATCCaaatgaagaggaatggaAATTTTTGACGCAACGTAATCTGTACACAGGGAGGGAGAACATACAACCCCCCAAAAACATCCTGGTTCGCACGCATCGCCTCGGTAACCGCGACCAACAACAGCGGCGCAACGACGAGCGTCTTGCCTTGCGTTTGGGACTTGATGAGCGGGGAGGTCGCAGAGATTGGGAGGCCGGTTTCGTTGAGGAGGTGGAAGAGATCGGGAGATTCTTTGCGGAAGATTAGGAGGAGGGTTTGTGCTTGGGATTGTTCCTGGGAGGGTTAGTTGGTTGGTGCTGGACTGGGATTGGGGGAGATGTGGCTTACGGTCATTTTGGTGGGTAGAGTAATGCTGACCTGGGGGTGTAGGGAGGAGACAGAGAAGATAGAGAGGGGAGAAAGTAGCAGAAGGGCGTTTGTGGGAATACTAAAGTAGGGCTGTGAATATCAAGTCTATCAAACCGAACAAAGACAAAGAAACACGCTGCAATCCATTAGGTCATTACCATTAACCATGCATACCCATTAATCAAACAAAAGCCAAcaatcatcatcgtcatcatatGTATACAAGTGTATCAACTGCAGAATATAACAAAGTAGAAATAAGCAATGCCCAGCGCAAAGACACACATCAACCCGCCAACGAAGCCACCGAATCCCTCGGTCCACCACTGCTATTCAACGGATCCCGCACCTGCTCCAGCACAACAGCGTAGTACTTGCCTTCTTCCGAGGTATCGTGGTATGGTCCTGCAGACATGATCGCCCTACATCACTTTCCATTAGCACCCCGCTATACCCCCCGCATATATGCCGAGCACGCATCCTGCGGACAGAAGGCAAGGAAAACGCACCACCCCTTAAACTTAGGCTGATTGAAAATCTCCGTAAAAGCGCGCAGAATCCGTAACGGCAGTTCGAGGATCGAGGGTAACTCGGGGCCGGGGCCGCAGATCGGGAGACCCAGTTTGTTGACGGGGAGATAGATGAGTTCGGAGGGGTTCTGGGGGTTGCGGGCTTcttggaagatgaggaggcgGCGGGATGACATTTTGTTCTTTTGCTTTGCAGATTTTGGTTTATCGGAGAATGGAGGAGGGGTGGTGGGTGTTGCGCTGCGTTGCGGTTCGAGAGGATTGGTATGTAGGTGGAGTTGGTGTGCAGATTCAATGTACGTCCTATTGATAAGATCAATTATTCGGGCGCGTGGACTCGGTATGCGCTCGCTTATCGACAAAGAGCAACAATGCGCAGATGCGATGCTGAAGATGTGACGAGGGGACCGCGTGTGTTCGCGTGTCGCGTCTAATCCACGTGTGGTGGGGTGATCAGCTTGCCGTTTCGGGTATTATCACTACACCAACACATAGTAGACAGATTCGACATcgtttatatatatatcgattTATATCAGTAGACATTACATCTTATATATGTAAACCAACGTCCAAAGACATCAAAAGGGTATCATCAATCAATCCATcccacaacagcaaccaaaaTCAAACGAAAATATTCCAAAGAGACAAGTAAAATCAAGCATCCAACTCCCCATCCAGAACCCTCCTCGCTGCATCAAGTCTCCTTCTCAGCACCCTTACTGTCTTCTCGTCCGGCTCTGGGCCCGTTGTGATATTCTGCAGATCCATACACACATTCCCCAGACTCTGGAATAGCTGTTCCAGCAACCGTTCATCGTCGTTGTTCAGCCCCGTATTCGGCTCTATAGGCGAGTAGGGACTGCTCGAGGCTGCGCGCACCGTCGAGACAAGTGACGAGGCGAGAGCCGTTGGTGTTGCGGACCCCGTGGTTGCAGAGTCGGAGCGCGCAGGTGGTGGCTCCAGGGAGCCTGTTGAGGTGGGGATGTGGCCGCTGATGCGGCCGGGGGGTTCGCGGCGGGTGGCTTTTGGGGTTcccatttcttcttctgggaGGGCGTCAGGGTCAGGGAAGTCTTCGTCGTTGGGGGAGTAGCGGTGGCGGGCGCGGAGTTCTGTACAGTTAGTTATGGTCAATCTGGGCGGGGAGATGTTAAAGGGGCTTACCATCGTTAAACTTCCGGTCCCAGTACAGAACACCGTTGAAATCACCCTCCTCTGCGGCAGTAGCAAAAGTAGCATCGGTAGACACCGATGCTCCACTGTTTGCGCGCGAATGTCTCGTAGAACGGTTGTGTACCGGCCGTGTAGTTTCAACAGACGAATTGGAGATATTGCTGGCACGACGCAGTTTCGAGCGCGAATAGTTACCCAGTGCACTATGCAGGATGAAATGCTCGTAGTCGAACGCATCCTCGCGTTCCTCATGAGGCGTCGCGTCAGGATTAGGAGCCCCAGGGAAACCCTCCAAAGGATCGTCCAGATCATCGTCCAGAGGTTCGCGTAGAATCTCGTCCAGTGCCTCGCGGTCGATTTCGGTGTCGTCAGAATCGTCGAATTCACCCTCTTCTGCGTCTTGATAGAGGCTCTCGGTGGAAGGTTGTTCGCTGATCTGGGGGCTCGTGTCGGTCTTCTTGGATTCGTTTGCAGTTACTGGCTCATCGCTCTCAACAGTACGCGGCGACTGGCTCTTAGAGCTAGGCGTCTTCTGGCTCACTTCCCGAGCACTCTCGGACGATAAACGAGAACCCGTCGGATTGGGGCTCAAATGACCGCGCCGGTCTTTATATTCCATAGCACGCGCATACCACGACTCCGCATCTGTGAGAGGACTTGGCGTCCGCAGACTCTGCAGACTGCGACGACGGAGACCATCCTCCTGCGCCTTCACTTTCAACGATGAGATCTTGATGTGAAGGCCCTTCATCTGGTCCTGGAGATCGCGCACTTGGAGCTGCGACTGCGTGCGCGAAGGTGGATCTGCGGGATAGACCGAGTTGAAGTCGTCTATGTTGTTGATCTTAGTTTGGTTTTCTCCGTCTGATACAATGCCCAGTCCTGTCGGAGATGTCGGTGTGCTTTGCTTCGAGCGCgagctgttgctgttgaggGCTGGCGAGCTTCGGTGTTGTTGCATTGAGGGTGTGGAGGCCCGATGGGTGAGATATGCCCTTGTTGGTTCATAGCGGAATGACCTGTCGTCCCGAGACAGGGTGGTCGATCCCATTGCACTAACGGAACGCGAGATGCCATTGGCTTCGGTGGTAGAAGTGTTCTGTCCCGACGGGAGGTTGGTCTCGCTTAGTACTCGGGAATGCCGATTACCGGCTGCATCTTGGTAGGTGCTATACATcggacgaggacgaaggGCAGCGGAAGCTTGGCGATCTGAATTGGATATAGTGCGATACAGCCCGCCTACCGGCTGGCCAAGTCCCAACTGGGGTGAAGGCGACGCCGACGCTGACATTGACGGGGATCGCATGGACGAACGGGCTCTGGTGAGGTTGCCCTCCATGAGCTGGACATATTAGTCACTGCAATTCCATGCAAGATAGTCCAGTACATACCGTAAGTCTTTTCTTCGCATTATCCAGAATCCTCTCCGCCTCACTGCTCAGTATCACCGATGAGAATTCCTCCCCTGGCGCGCCCCCCTCAGCAACCGGCGCAAGCGGTGTACCACCCCGGCCATTCGCATTCGGGTTAATCATATCGTTCACACCCATATGCAACGAATGCACTTTCCCAGGAACCGCCTTCTGATCCGACCCTTGCCACTGTTGCGACGACTGACCACCACCATTGACCGTCACACTCTCCTCTCCCGTCCGATTTCGCATCGCCGGAGAACCAGCCATCCCCCGCCAGTCTTGCCCCGTAGAAGGCGCGTTCACCGGAAACCGGCCAGTCCGCGACGACGACCGCGGAGGTGGTACAGGCCCCGGCCCATCCTCTTCCCCAATATCTGACAAGCGGTGGCCCGTGTGACGCGAAAAGTTCTTCTTCGAAGCGGATCGAGTATTGCCAGTATTGGCGAGGGAATAGGCGACGCCAACGGAAGAAGACGCGCCGCCGACGGCCAGGTGATTATCATTATCATTATCATTATTTGGATTAAGTGTATTATCATTGTTATTTGTATATCCATAGAACGCCTGCAGATGCGACAGAGAGGGGAGATTGAACGGCGGAGACGGGGTTTGGGATTCGCGCTCGCCTTCGTTCTCGGGCAGGATCATATCGGGGTTCGTCAATGTTGGCGATGGAGGAATCGCCGGAGATTGACGGTGGCCATCGTCAGTGGGCGTGGCCGCCATAATGCTTGTCGTTTGTCTTCAGTTGGTATGCTGTGTCAAGCGAAGTGCGGGTTTTTTTAGCCGGGGCGGgttgaagaaaaggagacAGTCCAATTGCGAAAACGACGGAGAGGGACAAAACGGCGGACGTTAGAATGGAGCCATTGGCATTTATCTAGAATTATTAGTGTGAACGGGCTTCCTATTCCCTTTTGAAGCGGCATTTGGCGTCTGGCGGTGTTATGAGCACCCGAAGGGGATATAAATGTATCCCCCTGTTCCTGAAACTATTCCTCTTTGGGAAGCGCACAACTTCCCATCTCCACGTGACTCCGAACTACGGC
This Aspergillus chevalieri M1 DNA, chromosome 3, nearly complete sequence DNA region includes the following protein-coding sequences:
- a CDS encoding uncharacterized protein (COG:S;~EggNog:ENOG410Q1Z2); translated protein: MSSRRLLIFQEARNPQNPSELIYLPVNKLGLPICGPGPELPSILELPLRILRAFTEIFNQPKFKGWAIMSAGPYHDTSEEGKYYAVVLEQVRDPLNSSGGPRDSVASLAG
- a CDS encoding uncharacterized protein (COG:S;~EggNog:ENOG410PJ8W;~InterPro:IPR001138;~go_function: GO:0000981 - DNA-binding transcription factor activity, RNA polymerase II-specific [Evidence IEA];~go_function: GO:0008270 - zinc ion binding [Evidence IEA];~go_process: GO:0006355 - regulation of transcription, DNA-templated [Evidence IEA]), with amino-acid sequence MGRKPNQLILEFFIRGQKLEDASNRYQHTCKACGEKFPKGRIDSLTNHLVKKCQAIPLRDRQRVLLRLHELPDLADGDPNKDPNLARAAKGKGVDDLPFTTRQNFDGLNVLAEASRQVGASDHGKRGQGGNNGNNGGNNNGTPAYTQSTVGGKTVVVDPALEAEGFQGNAIQPDNLEEDIKPQIPDSPQPSASGIPALPNTSQDQPSSASPQLGETSLTPDPGANARQSQLSMIAASASEMVPQGLSLDHDGAGLGEGLSRLPPWNQQLSTHEQLLFESLQEHDPSLTAATQRAATFPRPIAMNPSSQAKGFVNEFGNSTKPSKPKVRGRFSAARRREVQEVRKRGACIRCRMLKKPCSGDSPCTTCASVESARLWKHPCIRTRIAEEFELYNANLHATLAYHDVSSIRNQVKFEHYAGRIEVTHFEESMIFVTFSGLQGHKPSVSALDPQLQGLGEDQFQGPLHELHLLDSDADDLPGKLEMYIKKTAPFFYEREASDFMKPTLLLASELSQVKKDTLLERVLELWVATHILVDSELRWKTYCNPTLPPTSMHSLAQPSDDGRMPIDEITNAESYSLLCSQLRAATEKRASQLSKSVMNDLERRLLQRQQSGWFETFLVALILLNCVERACWLFRSWDDEAFTQRWPLDKRPPYYSNQGDRFSDILHMLLKMRSLPPKATPRPDTGFLKAVDGSDENAARWFEMVQVSPIYLEQRQAAMFDPNDSRSFDLRYGAKLLPPANIYA
- a CDS encoding uncharacterized protein (COG:S;~EggNog:ENOG410PPSD), with amino-acid sequence MAATPTDDGHRQSPAIPPSPTLTNPDMILPENEGERESQTPSPPFNLPSLSHLQAFYGYTNNNDNTLNPNNDNDNDNHLAVGGASSSVGVAYSLANTGNTRSASKKNFSRHTGHRLSDIGEEDGPGPVPPPRSSSRTGRFPVNAPSTGQDWRGMAGSPAMRNRTGEESVTVNGGGQSSQQWQGSDQKAVPGKVHSLHMGVNDMINPNANGRGGTPLAPVAEGGAPGEEFSSVILSSEAERILDNAKKRLTLMEGNLTRARSSMRSPSMSASASPSPQLGLGQPVGGLYRTISNSDRQASAALRPRPMYSTYQDAAGNRHSRVLSETNLPSGQNTSTTEANGISRSVSAMGSTTLSRDDRSFRYEPTRAYLTHRASTPSMQQHRSSPALNSNSSRSKQSTPTSPTGLGIVSDGENQTKINNIDDFNSVYPADPPSRTQSQLQVRDLQDQMKGLHIKISSLKVKAQEDGLRRRSLQSLRTPSPLTDAESWYARAMEYKDRRGHLSPNPTGSRLSSESAREVSQKTPSSKSQSPRTVESDEPVTANESKKTDTSPQISEQPSTESLYQDAEEGEFDDSDDTEIDREALDEILREPLDDDLDDPLEGFPGAPNPDATPHEEREDAFDYEHFILHSALGNYSRSKLRRASNISNSSVETTRPVHNRSTRHSRANSGASVSTDATFATAAEEGDFNGVLYWDRKFNDELRARHRYSPNDEDFPDPDALPEEEMGTPKATRREPPGRISGHIPTSTGSLEPPPARSDSATTGSATPTALASSLVSTVRAASSSPYSPIEPNTGLNNDDERLLEQLFQSLGNVCMDLQNITTGPEPDEKTVRVLRRRLDAARRVLDGELDA